ATTTTGTAACTTGTAACCTGTGTTCCTGGAAGCTTGTTGTCCCAACTAAACCATGAGGGACTTCCAAAATTGGCAAACTCGTCTCCATTTTTAGACACAAAGTCAAGGTACGTTTTGTCCTCTGTCGCATGGTACAACCAAGAAGCTGCCCAAAGAAGCTCATCTCCGTATCCAGTCGAGTTGTAGTAACTCTGAACCTTAGGTATGTTGACACTGTAAGATCCCCTGTGGTTATCCGCGAAACCGAACAATTGCTTGGCGTGTTTCAGGAGCGTGCTTGAATATTTAGGATCACTTTGTTTGAAGACTAAAGACGCAGCAGCCATGGCAGCTGCCGTTTCAGCAGCAACCTCAGTCCCTGGAGTCTCTGTATCGATCTTGGTGAGAGTTCTCTTGGTAGACATTGTTTCTGGTCTATCCCAACATTTATGATCCGTCTCCGGATCTCCCACCTTCAGACATTGCATAAACATTTAATaagaatttttataattaaaaaaaaatcataatttgagaatttttattatgtataaaactttaaaagattTTGGAAACCAAAACGAATGTTTCATTACGCTATGTCCAGATCCGGCCCTACTCGCATAACTTCGTTGTACCTGGATATAGAGCACGTTTGCGGAAGGATGAGCATGGATGAGGAAATCAGTGATCCATTTAAGAGAATCTTTAGCAGGTTCCAACTGGTTCACGGAGTCCATGTGATGACCGTACTCGAGAATGGACCAGGAGAGAAGAGTGGCAGTGAAAGCCATAGGTAAACCGAACTTCATGTGATCTCCAGCATCGTATAAACCTTTTGAAAGGTCAAGACCCGCTTCACTTCCGTCTTCAAGACCAGAGTCTCCTCTCCAGGTTATTTTGTTGTTCTCCAGCTTACCAGCTGcaccaaaacaaaaccaagaaTCATTCATAACCAGGAGTAAGATGTGTGTGTTCTGCAAGCAATGTTGACGACTTGCATTTCTGAATGTCGAAGAACTGCATAGCGATCTTGAGAGCATCGGCGTAGTTTTTATCAATGGAGCCTGGAAGTGGAACTATATCGGCTCCATCATCGGGATGCTTATTAGATTTATTATGTCTGATCGTGAAAACGATGGCGAGCACTACAGCGATCAACACTATGATCCCGATGAACCAGCTACAGCAACAACATCTAGAACTCGATTTCTCTCCCATTTTGTTCTCCTTCTTCAGATCGAAACTAAGAAAATGTAACTATCGAATGTCAATGGACATGAATTTAGGGATCTTTAGGGGTTTTGGAAAATAGATATCGAAAAGTCGTGTATCACGGAAAAATATTCGAATATGGAAATTATCAGATTTTGTCTAAAATGAtggggggagagagagagaaacagagtCACCGACACTGATCAAACATGTAACCACCACGCGCGCGGGACGATGAACCGTTTTTCCATttcttttagtattttattttcaaaactttGTCATAATCAAACAAGAGTGATCGAATGGTACGACGCACGGCTGTCTAATAGCAGGTGCAATGGTGAACAGGgtctaatataaaaataagaatttttaaaaatatataaataaattatggtaagaaactttaaattttaaatataatgctaaatttaaagtataatttaaaaaaaaaacaatataagttattattttaaaaattacttgataaaatcatcaaatatacaattaattgtttttttttaacgggatctaaaattaatttgagaTGGCCCGGTAAGACGGgcattcaaatttatatgtttgtatGGCCAAGCTATATGGCTATATGTGTATCTAGAAAAAACTTTGTCGTGATTATGGAATTTACCCTTGCCTTGATTAGAAGCAATGTGGTAAGAACTATGTCCCagtttagtcaaaaaaaaaaaaaaaagtactatGTCCCAGTTGACGGTTGCGATCATCAGtgatatattatcattttttggtGAATACTTTAATAAACTCACCTGTTACATTCATTAAGAGTCAGCTTCAAAGTTCAAACCACCACGTTTTAGTCAACCGTTTCCGGCCACGATCTCCACCTTTTTCTCATACATTACGTTAGCTGTATATATTAACTTCAACAAACAATGTAATTTATTCCACTAAATAGAACAGCCGAtcctttcatattttttttctctgaaaaaAGATGAATATTCAATTTAATGGGGTTGTAAAGGTTTGGAAGTAAAAGTTTTGAAGTGGTGGACGGTGTCCATTGGTTGGTGGTACGGACGAGAGCTTAGGATATTTCCAACCCAAAACTATTTTTCCACTATAATTTcaactaaaatagagtaactctataacagagtaaattttttttacaatagtTTCCTGTATAatagaattattttattatagaaaaaaaaataaaataatttcatttttttgctccaaaatttactctataatagagttactctagtGAAAATTACGGAGAAAAAATATGTTAGGGTCGGAAATGATCTTAGCAAATGAGCGAgtgatgaatttttatttattctcagcattaaattattttttgttgtgtaattttaatttttttttttttttagatgaaTGAGTCTTCCTCGAACCAAATGGACTTTGGAatcgaagaagaggaaaagataCGGTttcagaaaaagaagatatataacaagaaaagaaagagacgTCAACTTACAAATTATGTTCTTAGGTGGACAAAGAGAAGTGTTATCCCCAGATGAAGGTGGACGAgagttaatgaaaaatataaagggAAGATGGACTCCAATTAatcaagagatctaacccatgTGCTAatcatgttttgattaataggttAGATTCAAAATCTTGactaataaatctttttcttcattcttCTCTTTAACCATCAAATAatgttgaaaacattttaagatTGAcaaatctcctatatattaataaagattcatttaaaaaattatagcatgtaatttgtactaattaaaaaaatgtcatGCTGAGTTGTCATGTAATTGATATgttaattttgcttacgtggtggcttgaaaatcaattgagaattttggtagtccaaaattaaattgatagaaaatgttatattaaataatatgtcCGGACTATtgatttatcaaattgaaattattatatattatttccttaaataaaacctacataattatttaatatgattaaaatatatatgacaattaatgattttaaataataaagatttgctaacagtctgtatactttctatcactttttttaattatttattattaaaataaattacacaattacattaattatataataaaaatttagattttttttgtatatgttgtattttgaatttttcaaaacgagtataaattgctaaaactattaaaagtctcacagaaacttttgtgatcaaggtttaattttttttttctataataagatacaatgattataaaatcatatgaataaataattttattttaataggtatttatgttaatatatatatatatatctcatatcgtttaaattaaactatacaatatgaaaatacatacttatattttgatatatgcaTTGAACATAtgttgaaaagttaatattttagttttgaaatcttcattgtttttttttaaatgattataagttattgaaaccactaaacattccacattaaaaaaCAAACCGTtgatgtaaaattttgttacacaaatatgcaaataatcataaaatcatatgagtggaaacatcatttaataaatatccgtattaaaattatactatatatctatgttaatatcatttaaatttaattatatatcatatacgatagattaaactgattgttttgatttatttactctagaatgattgcgaataaacaagagcggtcatttgatttatatgcgcacgtcaatttattacataaaagtaattgatttcttagttatttaatacataattattattttattatttcataatatctaaaacataaaaatggaataaatataaaatatgtattctgcacaaggcgcatatcttaacctaagtatgtatctctttaataattttaaatcttaaacattttctaaatctcaggcaaaacaaaataacgaaatgagaatacactcaaaaatcaatatttatatcgagcaataaccaaaatgaaaaaaacgacacaaaaatgggaaaaatattgaagatagataggattggcacgtgaatataaacttctcataaccataattaacttttaaattgctaaatcatgatataaaccgagctgacataatttcattgtaaccaaatagtaggcctgAGATTTTTCGGCCTAAACATTAGGTTCTTATgcaataagtgattttttaacctaaaatatttttaaaaatgagatcagctcatcagtaaataaattatgtaattaacaaaaaaaaaatttaaatttttttaagggccaaaaatattaattcgatcaagaatataaattttatttttccatacaatatttcttaaataattttcatataaatttgcGCAGGTCTCATAGTATTTAAGTATCGTggatagtatatatataagcatGTATGAATATGCTTGAGGCCATTTTGAATCtgctaaaacaaaataaataatatgttaactcTGTTGACATCTATAATATTATCTGCTATATTGGTCAACCAATTATAATACCTGAATTATGCAATACTTCTCAtagtatttatttaaaatatagctATACTAAAATGTCATAATTTCATCGAAACAATCCTTCTTTGTTCAAATCTAATTTCATGTAAACAAACTTTGATTTTTATGGTCACACGGTTAAGTTGAACTAAAAGAAAAGGTTTGtcattaatttatagataataaaaaataacatttaaattttaatggaaAGTAATTAACATGGGTGAAACATACTAGTTACATACTAGTTTGCGTGTGTGGCCATGCATTTTCTTTAGTGGGATGTTTAACGCGTTGAATTTTAGTTCATAGAGCTATTCTACCCATCGAATTATCTTAATTTTCTTGTTTCGATGCAAAACAATAGATGGGTATGTGCTAACTGAAtttaaaactttcttcaaaTGACGATGGCTTCTTTTGACAAAAGAAATCAACTATCACTTGTATATATAATCCTTGTGTCAACGCGATATTGACATTCCACTCCATTAtgaatgaaatatatatgatttcacAAAATGATGATAAATTTCATCTCAAATATAAAAGATTTACATCGTTCAGATTTACGTTGTTTAATTAGCATGTGCCATCTACAATACGTTAAAAGCCATTTGATCGCTTTGATATAGTTTTGGCCCCATTTCTTTTACATTGAGTTGTTGCCACTGTAATGTCGATGTGAATATCTAGCGATCACCAATATAGACGTTAGTGTTTCTGGGATACTTTCTTTGCTTTAATAATGGAAAAATAGTGCCCCTCATCCTCTTTTTGTCGACAAACCTTTTTCCGGTTTGGCTTTCTTCGCATATAATCTAACGTTATCAGAACTCCAATGGACGTGATTAGTTTAACCAATCGGATTGATCCAGATTTAACAGAAATCAGATTTGTGAAAAGCCTTTGGTTAAGATCTAGCTGTGTCTGGAGCCTGGAGGAGTTCGCTGTGGGCGTGAAAGCAATTTACTCTATGATTAGAAAGGACATGATAGCATAAAGCATGCTAATGTTATATACTTCTTTCTACTTATATAGTTAACATGTTTTTATCATCATGATGCCTAATTAATTAGATCACTTTATAGAGCATATAAACAAAGTTTTATATTCAAATCGTAGTAATTGTATAGCTTTCTATTCGCAAAATTGTCAAGAATAATCTAACAGTGTCTTGTTTATATATTTCCagtttctaaattattttttcatatttttatgaaCAAATACagctatatttattattttagaaaaatctgTAATAATACAATCACATTAACAAAATTACTATGacgagaaaagaaagaaataatataGTGGAATCCAATGACCAAAAGAAGATCAtgccagttacaaaaaaaaaaaaaaaaaaaaaaaaaaaaggaagatcaTAATAGTAATAGATGAATTAAACTACAACCAGAGGATTGAAAAGCTAATAATTCCGAACCATATGTAGCATAAGCGTATGAACAAATATAGCTATCctcattaaatattttagaaaatgaaataatCCATCACACTAAGAATGATCAATATATTGAATCGGCtggtaaaagaaagaaatgaaaaagataacaaattaGTAAAAAGCATTCAGTCATTCATTTATTCATTCACAAGAAAAGCTTGGAATTGGATCAAATGTTGGATTCTGGAGTAGATTCATTCTCCATGTCCCCGATCGATCTCACAGATCTGAACCATCTGTTTTAAAGCTCAAAAAGGATTAACCTATAAAAGTGCTAGTGTACGGTAGATAAAGCCACAGAAGATTACTTAACCCATTTTACAAGAAGAGAGAAGTGAAAAGGACTTCGTAACGAAAACCAAAACAGTATTTAAAACAACCGCTGGTATGGTATCTTCAGTAAAGCCACAAattatatttaactttttgatttacttcctttttttttctttttctcctcattatattattttgtctCTTTCGCCCGCTCGCCGCCGTCTGCGTAACGGTCGTCACCCGCATTCCACCGATCAGTCCGTTTCCTTTCGCCGAACGTCTCGAAACCAGCTCCCCTCGAACTCTCCTCGCAGTATTTTTCGATTCCCTTACATTCGCAGGAGGTATCGTCTTGTGTTCATTCGGTTCAAAGTAGAAATCGATTCACCTTCTTCGTTTTGTTCGAGATTGTGTTTATCGATACCGATCGGCGTTAATCTTAGTTCGTTCTCGTTAGTTTCTGTATCAGATGCAGTATTTGTGGTTTGTTCATGAATGGATTTCAAGTTTTTGTGCATCTTATATAGATAGATTTGTAAGTTCGATTTCAAAATCCAAATTCGTAGACTGAGGATGATGGATATTACTCCAGCAAATCGAAGCTAAATCTCGTTCACTTTAGTAATGTAATGCATTTGAGTTTTATGGAGTCATCTCGCGGCCGAGACTAGTCTCATTTTAACCAGTAGGAGGAGGATTAAGGAACGTAGATCTCGTACAGTAAATCCACATTCGTTCCTCTCGGATTCTCAAGTGTGTAGATGATCCAGCTATATTGATTGATTCTGCTTTGTTATAATCATTGCTTCTTGCTAgtttatactttataataatttgtgGTTTGATTAaacactcttttttttgtttgtttgttcctCTTTATCAGGTTTGAAAGGATGATTGGATCATTTCTAACAAGAGGCCTTGTGTATGATTCTCATCTCTTTATTGAGGTTCCATAGTAATAATGCTTGGTCATAggatttttataaagtttttttccATTTGTTGGCAGAATGGTATTTGGATATGCGTATCCTGCTTATGAATGCTACAAAGCGATTGAGAAGAATAAACCTGAGATTCAGCAGCTTCGTTTCTGGTGCCAGTATTGGTTTGTCATTTGCCTCTTTTCTCTCATCTCTTCTTGCCTTgagctttttcttttgttaaagtAAAAGTCTTTTATCTTCCTCTCTAAACTTCCTTGCAGGATTTTGGTGGCGGCTTTGACCATTTTCGAAAGAGTTGGGGATACTTTTGCTTCCTGGTTGGTGTTATTGATTATAGAATTACTTCCATACGAATTTGAGATGTATATACTTATGTTGTTTCTGTCCTGTTTTCGTGAAGGGTTCCGCTCTACTGCGAGGCAAAGCTCGCATTTTTCATATATCTTTGGTTCCCCAAGACCAGAGTAAGTAAAGAGAGTCTTATTTGTATTATGTGATCCACTGGAGTTCTGTCTCATTGCATTTCCTTATTTGTTCCACAGGGAACTACCTACGTTTATGACTCTTTCTTTAGACCATATGTTGCAAAGCACGAAAATGAAATTGACCGCAACTTGGTTGAGCTGAGGACCAAAGCTGGAGATATGACTGTGTTGTTCTGTAGAAAAGCAGTTTGCTATGGACAAACAAGATTCACTGAGATCCTGCACTTTGTTTCTCTACAATCaacaccaaaacctcaacccaAGGTAAAAATATATGCACTTACCAATGGTGATAGTGTTTATGGACTTCTCTCTTGATTCTAATTCGTCATTATCCAACATTAGGAAAAGAAGCAGCCAGCACCTAGAGAGGAGGAACCGAAGCAACCAGATCTTAAGACGTGCCAAGCAGCTTCTTCCACTCCGCAAGCTAGTCCACAAGGACCAAAACCTAAGAAACCACTGCTTATAACCAAAGAACCTATAGCGTTCAAGCATGTTTCATCTCCACGGAATCAGCTGCAGCCACAACAACAAACAGAAACCAAGGAAGCACAACCCAGCGTGTCGCAAACCAAACTCACTCCTACCCCACCACCATCACCTTCACCCGCCACCACTAAACCAAACGCTGATTCTGCACAGCCACCATCAAAAACAGAGGTAGAGAAAGCGCCAGAGATTGTTGCTGCAGCGTTACCGGCGTCAGAGATTCAGCGACCGTCATCTTCGAAAGAGACGATAATGGAGGAAACACTTAGGGTCACTCGTGGGAGTCTGAGAAAAGCTCGATCAACGGGGAACACGCTAAAGGAAAAATAGAACagtaaaacatagaaaatcaaAACTCTCTCTGGTTTTCAATGGTGACTTTCTTTTGTGAAGTCAACGTAAACAAGAataattgattttgttttgggGAAAAAATGGTGTCGTTTGTCTTTTAATCAGATGTAAATTGTTCAGACTTGTTACTAATCTTTGATTTgtcttcttttaaaaatttaaattaaaaaaaaaaattattccgcTGCCGGGGTTTTGAACCCGGATTTCATTCATTTGAAATGAGCCAGTGTGCTACAGCGGATCTGTTGTACAACCTTTAACATTAAGTTTTATATATAGTCATCTATTTAGAAACTTGCGAAGGTCAATGGACTCAAAACTCTGCCCTTCTCGAATGGTTTTTGTTACGAAATCAACTTAACTGAGAATAGTCGACAGCAAATTGGTTGAACTAAGCCAAGGACCAAAGCTGGAGATATGGCAGTGAGCTATGGGCAAACAAGATTCACTGAGATCTTGCAGTTGTAGCTCTGCAATCAACACAAAAGCCTCAGCCTATGACAATACCTATACGAAGAACAAACAGGTTACTCCTTGCGCAATTAACTGCATCAGTTTGACGAAAATAATACTTTCTACCAAGGAAACATACAGAGATCAAAACTCTGTCCTTCTTGAATGGTTTCAACTTAagctattttaaataaaaaaactgtaTTCCACAGCCGGTGTTTGAACCCGGTTTTCGCCATTTGAAATTAACCTGTGTGCTACAGCGGATTTGTTGAAATTCTCTCTCATCAACAAGTATATAACGTCTAAGGCCTATATTAGAAAATAGTATTTTCTACCTCGCATATctatctatcaaaaaaaaaaaaagacaagatcAACATATCTCCATcataatctaatctattaaaacagagaCCTATTTGAATTTACCTTGGCATTATTTTTGGACCTATACAAAAGGTTGTGactaaacttaaaatatttctcttttaTCATGTATATCATCATCTGTCGCTaccatcttcttcctctctttcttATTTTCATCGTTGTTTCCATGATTTGATGTTAAATTGAGATTTTTCGTCTGGATTGATCAAAGATTGTTAACTATTGAACTAGACATGAAAATGCATTGTGATTTTGTGTGTTTGTGATTTTAAGAACGGTGTTAAGAGTTGTTCAATTGAGATTCTGGGTATTGGTTTGAGATGAGTACACATCGatctaaattttgaaattgatgATTAAGATTGCTTTAAGAGCTGTTTTCGGTTGATGCCCTTCTATCGGATTAATCAAAGCTGTTTATGGGTATGATAGGTTGACTCCACGAGTAGCAAACAAGTAAGGTCTCATGGTTTTGGTTTATGGTAATGAAACAGAAGAAATGTCTTTGCTTTtgactttaaaatatatttgcttTGTTTAGGATGTGTCTGAGTTCCAATCACAGTTTCTTTCTATGGATTCTTTTGAATCTAAACCATTAAAGGGATTGAAAATTGGTTTCATTCACGAGAAGCTTGAAGAAGGTGTTCATTCCGGAATGAGATCTGCAACTAAGGAAGCTGCTTCTCATTTAGAAGGATTGGATTGTGTACTAACAGAGGTTTTTTCTCTGACATTATGTTGTTCTGTGTGTTATTTGTGTACAAATACATAGAGATTTATGTTCTGAAATTCACATGTCTCTCTTCCTTCATTCTCTCTTGGACTACCAACTTACATGTGATTGCCTCATCTGAATCATCTTCCAACACGTAGTGATGGTGTCAGGTAAACACGGTGATAGACTTGATTCACAATGTATGTGATCTATACATTATAAGAATTAATAACTAATATATGTTCTCTTTGGTgttaatatatgaattagtAACAAATAAATGTTCTCTTTTGTCCCTCTTTAACCGGTTTTCATTACACATAACATAAAGTTTTGTCGTATGAATTCTGTTGAAGGTTAATGTGAATCTTGCGGGGCTTCCTGCGATTGTATTACCATGTGGATTAGTTGAAAGAGGTTCCTCGGGTCTACCGGTTGGTCTTCAAATGATTGGTGCAGCCTTCGATGAGGTTTGTTACATAAACTCTTTGCTTACTCTCAAGGTTAGCTTGAGAACAAGGTTTTTTACTTTGGTTCACTTAGATTTTGCTTAGAATAATGATtgattgagttttttttgttgttggttttAGGAGAAATTGCTGAAAGTTAGTCACATATTTGAACAGACTCTCAAAGGTTCAGGCTTTGTTTCTCCAACGTTACCAAATGTAGCCTGCACATGAAGGTTCTGTTTTTTGCGTTTTACTTTCACGCTTTATTTAGGCAAAGcgaattaattgtttaaattcTGTTAAATACTATTGCAATTGCATTCATGCACTTGATCCTTTTAGTCTTGTGAACAATACGGTTGTTTCACTAAGTAGAGCCAAAACCAATATGGATATATATTGTACATCCCTAATGTAGAGATCAGCGCTTCTTTTATTGATATTCCTTGCCACAAAAGGCATCTTTTGTACATGTGTGTTTTCTATGattgtatttataaatgatggactaataataaaacaaagttCAATCGACAGTGGtagaaacaaaattcaaaaaaaaaatttacgtcttcattttagtttctttacttcactattaaaaatatatttatttgttttatagtatctttttatgttttgttttaagatatataattTCTTTAGATTCCTATTTAGACTAAAAATATTTCctataacaaaaacaatatttgtatACTATGATCGATCATCACTATTGAATATACAATTTATCTTTATCACATAGAAGTGCGAAATtagcaaatattttataatttggtaTGTATCCTTGAGATATACCAATTCCTtggacatatttaaaaattaaaatcattaaataaaaaaatcagaaaatgtaataaaaactataattatcTAAATCAGAATATCAGATCCACGCGTTCGAATTGAACCAAAATTTATTGGTTCCTAATGTTGTTATTTGAACCAAACCAagatcaaaataacaaaatccaaaccaaaatcaaattcataaataaccgaactacattattactatattttttgaACCGAAAACCAAAGCCCTACAACCGAAtcgaaaccaaaccaaaaataaaaaaaaaatataatctggATGCAAAccgaaatttataaaatatcatcaaatcttaaattttaatttaaaagcataaattataaataaataatttcgcgcaaccgcgcggatcaaaattttattacatCAATAAGAATTAACCTCTATCTACCAAGAGAAGATCATCTCAGTAATCAATGTTATTGAGGAGCTTATCTCTAAAATGAATATTTCAATGACGTCATGCTGCATGCGTCATGAGGAGTGAAGGCCTCAATAATGGAGGTGGAGTGGTCAGTGTAGTTGTGTGGTGGCAtcataataaatagaaaatgtCGTTtgcagaatatatatatatatcgtattttaccttttaataagATATACATATATCGTATATCACCAATGGCTTTCTTCTTCACCGTTAGATTCCATCTCGAAGATAAGATCAACCAGAACTGTCATGGTACTGTTAATTATTGTTATTAAAGTGATTTAACGTGAGTTGTGATTTTCTTATTGGTGGTTGATAGTATCAACTTGATACATTTAACCATGCATTAGGATTTTTACAAATAAAGCACTATTGAAAATGAGGGTAGATGTTGAAAAAAGATTCCATTTGGCGTGTCCCTCTCAACCCCCGGCTATAATTATCAACCTTTAGCTTTCTTCTTTGTATGAGCACTCTTATTAGCACAGtccaaaaagacaaaacaagaaGCAAAAACATGAGCGACCCAAGCGGCCAATCCTCAACAACAGCTGTCAGAGGAGACAGTAACGGCGGTGGTAATAGCGGCAGCGGCGGCGGCTCGTTTGCTAGTCAGCCGCAGAGAGCAAAGGTGAGGACGCAAGTGTGGGCTGGAGTTCTCGGCATCACcaacaaataattttgtttttttttttttcacttttgacAACAAAATGTCTAAGTGAAAAATGGTGGTGGTGATTATTATGCTTTTGATCGTTGTTCTTGTTAACTTGATTGTGTCTAAATAAACCAGCGAGATCATGATCATTATCGTCATTGTAAtgagattttgaattttttttcttgctttcaACTTCTGCAACTAATTTTagaaaaccctaaacaaaattacaaatatttattgtgTAGATAAAAATTAGATTTCTCTCATTCGAATCGATGTATAAAGCGATATCAGAAACAATATCATTAATTGAGGGTCGAGTAGGTACGTTGATATCGCTTGCGCATAATTTCAAAGTAAACTAATGAGAATTTGATGCTAAGTTAAGTAAGCTACGCTAGTTTCTCAGAATCACATGGCCATTAAAAATCAGAAGGAACGTGCattagtttatataaaataccattttaaaagaatttttaaagggaaaataaaatagactattgaaaatattatatggtGTGTGGAGTGTTTTTGAATGGAATAATATCCactataagtaaaaaataatatatatatatatttttaaaaaatatccacTATAACTGCCATTATCTacaacaaatatttatatata
This region of Brassica napus cultivar Da-Ae chromosome C5, Da-Ae, whole genome shotgun sequence genomic DNA includes:
- the LOC106347064 gene encoding endoglucanase 2-like, with amino-acid sequence MGEKSSSRCCCCSWFIGIIVLIAVVLAIVFTIRHNKSNKHPDDGADIVPLPGSIDKNYADALKIAMQFFDIQKSGKLENNKITWRGDSGLEDGSEAGLDLSKGLYDAGDHMKFGLPMAFTATLLSWSILEYGHHMDSVNQLEPAKDSLKWITDFLIHAHPSANVLYIQVGDPETDHKCWDRPETMSTKRTLTKIDTETPGTEVAAETAAAMAAASLVFKQSDPKYSSTLLKHAKQLFGFADNHRGSYSVNIPKVQSYYNSTGYGDELLWAASWLYHATEDKTYLDFVSKNGDEFANFGSPSWFSWDNKLPGTQILLSRLTFFKKDLSGIKGLQGYKETAEAVMCGLIPSSPTATTSRTEGGLIWVAEWNALQQPVSSAFLATLYSDYLLTSGIENLSCGDTSFKPSDLRKFSRSQADYMLGKNPEKMSYLVGYGDKYPEFVHHRGASIPADANTGCKDGFKWLNSEEPNPNVAYGALVGGPFLNDTFIDARNNSMQNEPSTYNSALVVGLLSSLVTTSTSLKSFM